A region of Allocoleopsis franciscana PCC 7113 DNA encodes the following proteins:
- a CDS encoding DUF2949 domain-containing protein, whose product MKSTRFHSLIGFLQDELAIPSASIDLAIRHHPDTANVLPMILWQYGLVTLEQLDRIFEWLETA is encoded by the coding sequence ATGAAGTCTACACGGTTCCACAGTTTAATTGGTTTTTTGCAAGATGAGTTGGCGATTCCATCGGCTTCTATTGATCTAGCTATCCGTCATCATCCCGATACCGCCAATGTATTGCCGATGATTCTTTGGCAATACGGATTGGTGACGTTGGAGCAGTTAGATAGAATTTTTGAGTGGTTAGAAACGGCTTAG